One genomic region from Cyanobium usitatum str. Tous encodes:
- a CDS encoding GNAT family N-acetyltransferase encodes MASAELLTSLYGDQHRLCPTPNSQLSLVLSREREIDLFELERLCDAVGWSRRPLRRVRKALQHSLLRVGLWRHDARMPKLVGFARCTGDGVVEATVWDVAVHPLYQGAGLGKQLMVYVLDQLRSMEVDRVSLFADPEVVAFYVAQGWELEPLQRRCAFWYSP; translated from the coding sequence GTGGCTTCGGCCGAGCTCCTCACCAGCCTCTACGGGGACCAGCACCGGCTCTGCCCCACTCCCAATTCCCAGCTCAGCCTGGTGCTCAGCCGCGAGCGGGAAATCGACTTATTCGAGCTTGAGCGACTTTGCGATGCCGTGGGCTGGAGCCGCCGTCCCCTGCGCCGCGTGCGCAAAGCCCTGCAGCACAGCCTGCTGCGGGTGGGTCTGTGGCGCCACGATGCCCGGATGCCCAAGCTGGTGGGCTTCGCCCGCTGCACCGGCGATGGCGTCGTTGAGGCCACCGTCTGGGATGTGGCAGTACATCCCCTCTATCAGGGCGCTGGGCTGGGAAAGCAGTTGATGGTTTACGTCCTCGATCAGCTGCGCTCGATGGAGGTGGATCGGGTCAGCCTGTTTGCCGACCCAGAGGTGGTGGCCTTTTATGTGGCCCAGGGCTGGGAGCTTGAGCCGCTGCAGCGCCGTTGCGCTTTCTGGTATTCGCCCTAG
- a CDS encoding alpha/beta fold hydrolase — protein sequence MLRNGTILPDGRSSCDRCASLGGPDCQALVHQAPSPLLVALHGWLLAGRLWTPLATALAPRWQLWAPDLPGFGQRPRPRGLQPNLASYGRWLAAAAQEQAEGRPIVLLGHSLGGSVALHAAPLLGEQLVGLIQIAAGGGVYQPRAFAQVRRGGALFLRWRPGWLAELPGSDPVRSPLLAERRAAQGLLACSTGRGAVRQLPQLTARLQAPSLWIAGERDQVMASRYVRHLAGYAPQHEFIELAGAGHLPMGQMPEQLAAPIQQWLSQLPGSED from the coding sequence GTGCTACGCAATGGAACGATCCTGCCCGATGGTCGTTCGAGCTGCGATCGCTGCGCCAGCCTGGGGGGCCCGGATTGCCAAGCGCTGGTGCACCAAGCCCCCTCCCCCCTGCTGGTGGCACTGCATGGCTGGCTGCTGGCTGGCAGGCTGTGGACGCCCCTGGCCACCGCTCTGGCACCACGCTGGCAGCTGTGGGCGCCGGATCTACCCGGCTTCGGCCAGCGGCCTAGGCCCCGGGGGCTGCAGCCAAACCTGGCCAGCTACGGCCGCTGGCTTGCCGCAGCGGCCCAGGAGCAGGCGGAAGGTAGACCAATAGTGCTACTGGGCCATTCGCTCGGGGGCAGCGTCGCCCTGCATGCGGCGCCCCTACTGGGCGAGCAACTGGTGGGGTTGATCCAGATTGCTGCCGGTGGTGGCGTGTATCAGCCGCGAGCCTTTGCCCAGGTGCGCCGCGGCGGCGCCCTGTTTTTGCGCTGGCGGCCTGGCTGGCTGGCGGAGCTGCCGGGTAGCGATCCGGTGCGCAGCCCCCTGCTCGCCGAGCGCCGGGCTGCCCAGGGCCTGCTGGCCTGCAGCACTGGCCGAGGCGCGGTGCGCCAGCTGCCCCAGCTCACCGCCCGCCTGCAGGCGCCAAGCCTGTGGATTGCCGGCGAACGCGACCAGGTGATGGCATCTCGCTACGTGCGCCATTTGGCTGGGTACGCCCCCCAGCACGAGTTCATTGAGCTGGCTGGAGCTGGCCACCTGCCGATGGGCCAGATGCCGGAGCAACTAGCAGCGCCGATTCAGCAGTGGCTGAGCCAGTTGCCAGGGTCTGAAGATTGA
- a CDS encoding ABC transporter ATP-binding protein translates to MASLDRQRLARLLPYLGRDRRRLGLTLLLLIPVAFAAAVQPLLVGQAIAVLRREPTLGWLDGMAVSEAMRLLVLLLVGAVLVRLGLQGIQTFNVQLVGQRLTARIRDELFAHAMALSLRFHDRTPVGKLLTRLTSDVDALAEVFGSGAVGVLADLVTLLVIAITMLSIEWRLGLLLLVSQVPVVLGIIWLQSRFRKANYRVREELSQLNADLQENLQGLEVVQMFRRESANSARFAQVNAAYREAVKGTIFFDSAISALIEWVALSAVAVVLALGGWLVLGSSMGLGTLTTFILYSQRLFDPLRQLAERFTQIQGGLTAVERIGELLEQPIEIADLPATERSAAAIQSGSKRASAGEVIFDNVSFAYREDDPILTDLSFRIAPGEHVALVGPTGSGKTTVIRLLCRLYEPQRGRILLDGIDIRQLPITTLRQRLGVVLQDTFLFSGNVADNLRLDAPISSEALHQICAELGLEPLLQRLPDGLATELRERGGNLSSGERQLLSVARVAIRDPSVLVMDEATAFMDPSTEATLQRDLSRLLQQRTAIVIAHRLATVEAADRILVLRKGHLIEQGSHSELRLAGGVYAQLADLQELGLAAL, encoded by the coding sequence ATGGCAAGCCTCGACCGGCAACGCCTAGCCCGCCTACTTCCCTACCTCGGCCGTGATCGCCGCCGCCTCGGTCTCACCCTGCTGCTGCTGATCCCGGTGGCATTTGCCGCTGCAGTGCAGCCGCTGCTGGTGGGCCAGGCGATCGCCGTGCTGCGGCGCGAGCCCACCCTGGGCTGGCTTGATGGCATGGCGGTGTCGGAGGCAATGCGCCTGCTGGTGCTGTTGCTGGTTGGCGCGGTATTGGTGCGTTTGGGTTTGCAGGGCATCCAAACCTTCAACGTTCAGCTCGTTGGCCAGCGGCTCACCGCCCGCATCCGCGATGAGCTGTTTGCCCACGCCATGGCGCTGTCGTTGCGCTTCCACGACCGCACCCCCGTTGGCAAGCTGCTTACCCGGCTCACCAGTGATGTCGATGCCCTAGCTGAGGTATTTGGCAGCGGCGCCGTAGGTGTGCTGGCCGATTTGGTCACCCTGCTGGTGATCGCGATCACCATGCTCTCAATTGAATGGCGGCTCGGCCTGCTGCTGTTGGTCAGTCAGGTGCCGGTGGTGCTTGGCATTATTTGGTTGCAGAGTCGTTTCCGTAAAGCAAACTACCGGGTGCGTGAGGAGCTAAGCCAGCTCAATGCCGATCTGCAGGAAAACCTCCAGGGTTTGGAGGTGGTGCAGATGTTTCGGCGAGAGTCCGCGAACAGCGCCCGTTTCGCCCAGGTCAATGCCGCCTATCGCGAGGCCGTCAAAGGCACAATTTTCTTTGACAGCGCTATCTCGGCCTTAATCGAATGGGTGGCCCTGAGCGCCGTGGCCGTGGTGCTTGCCCTGGGCGGTTGGCTGGTGCTTGGTAGCTCCATGGGTCTAGGCACCCTCACCACCTTCATCCTTTATTCCCAGCGGTTGTTTGATCCCCTGCGCCAGCTGGCGGAGCGCTTCACCCAGATCCAGGGCGGCCTCACCGCTGTTGAACGCATCGGCGAGCTGCTTGAGCAACCGATCGAGATCGCTGATCTACCCGCTACTGAACGTTCAGCTGCAGCCATTCAGAGCGGCAGCAAGCGTGCCAGTGCTGGTGAAGTGATCTTCGACAACGTGTCGTTTGCCTACCGAGAAGACGACCCGATCCTCACCGATCTTTCCTTCCGCATTGCTCCCGGTGAACACGTGGCCCTGGTGGGCCCTACCGGCTCAGGCAAAACCACCGTGATCCGGCTGTTATGCCGGCTCTATGAGCCCCAGCGCGGCCGGATCCTGCTCGATGGCATTGACATCCGCCAATTGCCGATCACCACCCTGCGCCAGCGGCTTGGGGTGGTTCTGCAGGACACCTTTCTGTTCAGCGGCAATGTGGCTGACAACCTGCGCCTCGACGCCCCGATCAGCAGCGAAGCCCTGCATCAGATCTGCGCTGAGCTGGGCCTAGAGCCCCTGCTGCAGCGCCTGCCTGATGGGCTGGCCACCGAGTTGCGGGAGCGCGGCGGCAACCTCTCTTCCGGTGAACGCCAGCTTCTATCGGTAGCCCGGGTGGCGATCCGAGATCCCTCAGTCCTGGTGATGGATGAGGCCACGGCCTTCATGGATCCCTCCACCGAGGCCACCCTGCAGCGGGATCTTTCGCGCCTGCTGCAGCAGCGCACCGCCATCGTGATTGCCCACCGCCTTGCCACGGTGGAGGCCGCAGATCGCATCTTGGTGTTGCGCAAGGGGCACTTGATTGAGCAGGGCAGCCACAGCGAGTTGCGCTTGGCCGGCGGCGTCTATGCCCAGTTGGCCGACCTGCAGGAGCTGGGCCTGGCGGCGCTCTGA
- the hisG gene encoding ATP phosphoribosyltransferase has protein sequence MITVALAKGALLKDSVARFAAAGLDFAGLLEPGNRQLMVPSACGHARALLVRNADVPVYVAYGQAQLGVVGYDVIREHQLPVAQLLDLGFGGCRMSVAVKASSGYRRAADLPAHCRVASKFTGCAQAFFDALDLPVELIHLAGSVELGPITGMSEAIVDLVATGRTLEENGLIAIEDLFHSTARLVGHPLALRLDDGPLQGIVDRIALVATPRGR, from the coding sequence ATGATCACCGTCGCCCTCGCTAAAGGAGCCCTGCTGAAGGATTCGGTGGCGCGCTTTGCGGCCGCTGGCCTTGATTTCGCTGGCCTACTTGAGCCCGGCAACCGCCAGTTGATGGTGCCCAGCGCCTGCGGTCATGCCCGGGCCCTGCTGGTGCGCAATGCCGATGTGCCCGTTTATGTGGCCTACGGCCAGGCCCAGCTCGGCGTGGTGGGCTACGACGTGATCCGCGAACACCAGCTGCCGGTGGCCCAGCTGCTCGATCTGGGTTTCGGTGGTTGCCGCATGAGCGTGGCGGTCAAGGCAAGTAGTGGCTATCGCCGCGCCGCCGACCTGCCCGCCCACTGCCGCGTTGCTAGCAAATTCACCGGCTGCGCCCAGGCCTTCTTTGATGCCCTGGACCTACCGGTGGAGTTGATCCATCTGGCTGGATCGGTGGAGTTGGGACCGATTACCGGCATGAGTGAGGCGATCGTCGATCTGGTAGCCACCGGACGCACCTTGGAGGAAAACGGCCTGATCGCCATTGAAGACCTTTTCCACTCCACCGCCAGGCTGGTGGGCCACCCCTTAGCCCTGCGACTAGACGACGGTCCCCTACAGGGAATCGTCGACCGCATCGCTCTGGTTGCCACCCCCAGAGGGCGCTGA
- the gloB gene encoding hydroxyacylglutathione hydrolase, whose protein sequence is MQQLSVGLIPVLRDNYIFLLQRQGQAVVVDPAVAEPVIAALEQQGLELVAILHTHHHSDHIGGTPGLLARWPKAAVLASRDDLQRIPLQTKGVGDGDSFELLGERVQVIAVPGHTRAHIAYYLPACGHLFCGDTLFAGGCGRLFEGSAAEMHASLQRLTQLPAATKVWCAHEYTQANLGWAAAVVAASDPCAGAIEARLAAVGATRARGEATIPSSVELERATNLFVRASGPEQFAELRLSKDHWPS, encoded by the coding sequence ATGCAGCAACTCAGCGTCGGGCTGATTCCGGTACTGCGCGACAACTACATATTTCTGCTGCAACGCCAGGGACAGGCGGTGGTGGTCGATCCTGCGGTGGCAGAGCCAGTGATCGCTGCCCTCGAGCAGCAGGGGCTGGAGCTGGTGGCGATCCTGCACACCCACCACCACAGCGACCACATCGGCGGCACCCCCGGCCTGCTGGCCCGCTGGCCCAAGGCGGCGGTGCTGGCCAGCCGCGACGACCTGCAGCGAATTCCGCTGCAAACCAAGGGGGTGGGCGATGGCGACAGCTTTGAGTTGCTGGGTGAGCGGGTGCAGGTGATCGCCGTGCCGGGTCATACCCGCGCCCACATCGCCTACTACCTGCCCGCTTGCGGGCACCTGTTCTGCGGCGACACCCTGTTTGCTGGCGGTTGCGGGCGCTTGTTTGAGGGCAGCGCAGCCGAAATGCATGCATCGCTGCAGCGGCTGACCCAGCTACCTGCAGCCACCAAGGTGTGGTGCGCCCACGAATACACGCAAGCCAATTTGGGCTGGGCTGCCGCGGTGGTGGCAGCCAGCGATCCCTGCGCAGGCGCTATCGAGGCGCGGCTGGCGGCGGTTGGGGCGACGCGGGCCCGGGGGGAAGCCACCATTCCCAGCAGCGTGGAGCTGGAGCGGGCCACCAATTTGTTTGTGCGAGCCAGCGGCCCGGAGCAGTTCGCCGAGCTGCGACTTAGCAAGGACCACTGGCCCAGCTAG
- a CDS encoding ABC transporter ATP-binding protein has protein sequence MPAELPLREHVQLQGLWHRYANATAGEWTLQGIDLALHQGELVGLLGPSGCGKTTLLRLIAGFERPERGSVLIDGRAVAGPGRWLPPERRGVGMVFQDYALFPHLDAWRNACFGLRRGQDSSRASWLLELLGLNGLEGRYPHELSGGQRQRLALARALAPGPSVVLLDEPFSNLDVEVRLRLRSELPAVLSRCGASGLIVTHDPEEALAICDRVAVLRDGVLHQCASPRHLVQHPATSFVGRFVLQGNLLPAQRRGDQVITALGSLHATTGSSLQPQGGVAGDREEVLVSPEAIGLHPDTDGEAWVQGREFLGREWLYRVQLGDLKLRLRLPLEAEYSRGQRCRLALRPGALGVLFPSQQALQVLPPP, from the coding sequence ATGCCTGCCGAGTTGCCGTTGCGCGAACACGTGCAACTGCAAGGCCTATGGCACCGCTACGCCAATGCCACCGCAGGCGAATGGACGCTGCAGGGCATTGATCTAGCCCTCCATCAGGGCGAATTGGTGGGCTTGCTTGGGCCCTCCGGTTGCGGCAAAACCACCCTGCTGCGCTTGATCGCCGGCTTTGAGCGCCCAGAGCGAGGCTCGGTACTGATCGATGGCCGGGCCGTGGCCGGTCCCGGCCGCTGGCTACCACCGGAGCGTCGCGGCGTTGGCATGGTTTTCCAGGACTACGCCCTATTCCCCCACCTCGACGCTTGGCGCAATGCCTGTTTTGGCCTGCGGCGCGGTCAGGACAGCAGCCGGGCTAGTTGGTTGCTGGAGCTTCTCGGGCTCAATGGCTTGGAGGGCCGCTATCCCCACGAGCTTTCGGGCGGCCAGCGCCAGCGGCTCGCATTGGCTCGGGCCCTCGCGCCGGGCCCCTCCGTCGTGCTCCTCGATGAACCCTTCTCGAACCTCGATGTGGAGGTGCGCCTGCGGCTGCGCAGCGAGCTACCCGCCGTGCTTTCGCGCTGTGGTGCTAGCGGCCTGATCGTTACCCACGATCCGGAAGAAGCACTTGCCATCTGTGATCGGGTGGCGGTGTTGCGCGATGGGGTGCTGCACCAATGCGCCAGCCCCAGGCACCTTGTACAGCACCCCGCTACCTCCTTTGTGGGGCGTTTTGTGCTCCAAGGCAACCTGCTGCCGGCCCAGCGGCGTGGTGATCAGGTGATCACAGCCCTAGGCAGCCTGCACGCCACAACCGGCTCCTCCCTGCAGCCCCAAGGGGGAGTTGCAGGCGATCGCGAGGAGGTGCTGGTCAGTCCGGAAGCGATTGGCCTCCATCCAGATACGGATGGCGAGGCCTGGGTGCAGGGGCGTGAATTCCTGGGCCGGGAATGGCTCTATCGAGTCCAGCTCGGTGATCTGAAACTGCGGCTGCGCTTGCCTTTGGAGGCCGAATACAGCCGGGGCCAACGCTGCCGGCTAGCCCTGCGCCCCGGAGCCCTTGGTGTGCTGTTCCCATCCCAGCAGGCCCTGCAGGTTCTCCCCCCTCCCTAG
- a CDS encoding RidA family protein, with translation MSHPMQPEAVITASAPAPVGPYNQAVKAGGVLYCSGQIALDPATGLMVGAGDVEAETRQVLSNLQAVLEAGGSSPGQVLRTTVFLADLGDFARVNAIYAELFSDGVSPARACVEVAALPKGARVEIDCIALAA, from the coding sequence ATGAGTCACCCGATGCAGCCCGAAGCCGTAATCACCGCCAGCGCCCCTGCGCCAGTAGGCCCTTACAACCAGGCAGTGAAGGCGGGGGGAGTGCTGTATTGCTCTGGTCAGATCGCCCTTGATCCTGCCACTGGCTTGATGGTGGGGGCTGGCGATGTGGAGGCCGAGACCCGCCAGGTGCTCAGCAACTTGCAGGCCGTTTTGGAAGCTGGAGGCAGCAGCCCAGGGCAGGTGCTACGCACTACGGTCTTCCTGGCAGACCTAGGAGATTTCGCTCGGGTTAATGCGATTTATGCGGAGCTCTTTAGCGATGGGGTATCGCCGGCGCGGGCCTGCGTCGAAGTAGCGGCTCTTCCCAAGGGGGCTCGGGTGGAAATCGACTGCATTGCCCTAGCTGCTTAG